In the genome of Hevea brasiliensis isolate MT/VB/25A 57/8 chromosome 14, ASM3005281v1, whole genome shotgun sequence, the window tatttaatttttctttgatctttctaatgagatttattcttcaataagggtctacttaagtcctaaaaatgttttccagggttccccacggtccagggctagtcaacggtccacaccgtgacttcccagtgcggtcacccatcgctagggttctcggcttgcttaacttggttacatttctttgctattatttttcctttgcttttcttgtgttttcttttcttgtatttcattattttatgtctcgtcactcataacgaagtgtagttctaggcatcttagctgtccagacaacactggtcaccggaacagtagaacgcactaccgaacttaggggtgttacatgatccaattacctatgaagaagctatatcagatatagactcttcaaaatggattgatgctatgaaatccgagattgattccatgtataagaatcaagtttgggatcttgttgacccacctgaaggtattgtacctataaggaacaaatgggttttcaagaagaaaattggttctgatggaaaggtagagacctataaggcaaggctagtagcgaaagggtttcgccaaaggcaaggagtcgactatgaggagactttctcgcctgttgccatgcttaaatcaattaggattttattagcaatagctgcatactatgattataacaCTACAAGAATTATCACTTTTAACGACCAATTTTAACAACCGAATTATTATTTCCTCGTTAATAATATATGAATAATGACCAATACTATAATTGGTTGtaattatgtaaaattttaacAACCATTATAATATTCCCTTGTTAAACAATAAAATTTAGTCGTTATATATAGactttttttattgatttattttctcaatttttgaAAGTCTTTTACGAGGAAAAATATTTCCCTTGttgattaattatatattttcctTTTAGAATTTGATTTCCCTCCAGCGGGATTTTTCTTTTGTCTCTAAGGTTTCCTAATTCCTTCCAATTAGTAACTTCCACACAAAACTGATTTCTCCCTAATGTTGCAGCCTTAACATACGTCTTTCATAGGGTTGTATAAGAGTAGAGTTAATTGGTCCTTAGGGTTCCATTCAAAATTGAGTGTTCCAGTTTCTCGCAACCTAGATTTGAAAGCTTTCACCTGTTGCGAAGCGTGGATTTGGAAGGATTGCTGTGCGGGTGTGTCTTCAATAGGTATGTTTTACATTTACAATTCCCATTCCAATTGTTGAGTTCTTTTAATTTTGATGCTAAATTTGTTTAGTAAGTTTTGATTCAGAccatgtaattgattttatttttgagGGAAAAATTTCTCTTGCATGTTCTAATGGAAGAACTTGATTTTATTTTGTGGTCTTCTTTCATCCATTCAGCTAGGCACTTTAATTTTTTTCTGTTGTGATTTAGGTGATATGGAGATTCTTGGAGGTTTTTTATGCTCTTCTTAGTTGTTGGGTTTTGTTGGACTGTTGGATCTTGCTGATTTACGTGTTAGTTTCTTCATCTGTTTGCTGTAAATTTTCTATCTTGATTGGTTGGAATTGTTCATTTGATGTTTGATAAGGATTGCTCCTAGATGTTAAGTCTTGGTTCTTGGTTGTATGTAAAGATTTAGGTTATGATCACCTAGCACGTCAATTCTTAGGAAGGGTATATGGGGTTGTTAAGAGGAAAAGGGGGAGAATAGAAAAAAGGGGAGAAAgtgaagaagaaagggaagatAAAGAGAGAGACTGAGAAGGAGAGGGAGAGTTAGAAATTAAATTGAGTAATATTGGATGATtgaattaaacattttaaatttatttggtaGCAGCAGGGTAACTTCATATGAGAATTATATCAATTATTTACTGCAGGATCAACACTAGGATTCCACACTGTGTACCTCTAGCTGCTGGTTTCATTTGTGTTCTGCATTATTAACTGCTCTTTTTAGCATTAAGGGCATGTGGTTTTAATCCCAATGATACTAGAGATTTTTGGCAGTGCCAATAAGGGATAAATATGGTCTTGCATTTTGGGCAAGGACTAGTATTTTCATTCATCATGTTTCCAGTTCATCAGTTGCACTTAATGCTTTTGCTGAACACCTTAATCAGCCTATTGTTTTCTTAAATATTGCATATTTAAATCAACCTCTAAGGCCATTAGACTTTGAAATTTTCTGCTTCCAATGTGCTTTGCATGCATTAtatatgaatattaattaattcGTGACCTGATGTATAATCTTTTCTTCGTTAGAAGAATGGTTATGGTTTGGATTCTCCATTTGTCTTAGATTCCAACTCTACCTCAGGTTCACATAATAATCAAACCATAAATGAAATTAAACCAACATATTCACATTGGCAATTGCTAAGGGCATTGCCTTCATGAAGAACACACATTGCATTTACAAGGCAAAATGTCAGTATGTGTAACTTCAATACAAAATGATGAGATCTAAATAATACATAACCTTGTTCTTTTAGATGCTTAACCTTTTTCTCTTACCTAGAAATCTAAAATTCTGCTGTAATTTTCACATGCTGAGTTCTATAATATCAGTAAACTACTAAACTAAAAATTACATGCTCATTACTGCAAGTGAATAAGCTTCAAAAGAAAATTTCAAGTGTTGAGATCAAATATGCtgatagccttcaatttctcatccGTACCAGCTCCACCTTCTTTCTTAACCACAACGACATCTGTAAGTTTATTTGGTTCAGCCTCTTCCAGCATTTGAACTACCATTCTCATTTAAATCCTAATCTAAGCCTGTTTTAAGTAAAAGATGGCAACATTTAATCTAGTTGGGTTGGCCATACTTAAAGAACAGAAGAGAAAAGCTAAAAAGTAAATGACAGGAGAAGAAGATTTTACTAGGAGCCATGTAACCATGAGTTCTAGCATTGATATGATTCCAATCTCCACCACCAGCTTGAATAATCTTTGTAAGTCCAAAATCAGCAATCCTTGGCTTCCACTCCTCATCCAACAAAATATTACTTGACTTCACATCTCTGTGAATCACAGGTCTATCAAACCCATGATGCAAGTACTCCAGTCCCCTTGTAGCCCCAACTGCAATTACATACCTTAACTCCCACCCCATCTTGATCTCGTTACAAGAATGTGGCTGATCCCACAAGCTTCCATTAGGTAGATACTCATAAACCAGTAGATCGCTATCCTCACTTACAGGACAGCTTCACCACATTCACATGCCTCACAGCACTAAATATGGCCACTTCTACATCAAATTATGTTGATCTGAAGTCACTTTTAGTTAGCATGGCTGAGCTGCTCCGTAAAATTTTCTGATCAGTACTGCTATTGGATGTCCAAATGTGTTTCATAGCTAGTTCATTGCCATTACCAAGGACAACTTTGTACACATTTCCTGATCCTCCTTTACGGATCAAATTCTCCAATTTAATAGCATCAGTGATGTCTCTTTCACTAAAACTTAGTACTCTAAATGATTTCATATCCTAAGAACTCTGCTTCAATGGATGATCAAGATTCTTTAGTCTTAGCTTCGCGAACAATAACCAACcgtcagaaatgaccaaaactacCAGTCCGGCTGCTAAACAAGATATAAGTACCCGAAGGTGACTGGAATTGCTATAAGTGGCTGAACAAGATTGAATATTCCTGAAATTATTGCTACATAAACCTGGGCTTCCATCCAAGCCTTCGCGAAAGACCTTAAGGGATAAAGATTGAGGTATGGGACTAGTCAGTTAGTTATTTATATATAGTCTCTTCTCATCCATGTAAATCTTTCTCTGTGATCTCTGAATTTTTGGTGCAATATGAGGTTGAATTCTGATCCATGCTTTCCCTTGCACAAGAAGCATTTTCTTAAAAATACAGGTCTCTCTAGTCTCTCCCCCTCCATTTAAGTCATTATCTTGAACAACAATGTCTGAGTTTAACGATTGATAGATTCCTAAGCAGTTCAAATAATTTTAAGATACCATTTATGTCTGAGGCTGTATAACAAACCTGCAGTTTTTGTTTTATGCATCTGCTCAAGTAATCTGGCCAATTTAAATAATGCCATGACTTTATCCCAAGGTAGTTCTACAAAAAAGCCATCTTCCTCCAATGGATGAACTTATAAAATTGGAATAAGATTTGCTACTAGTAAACTAGTGGTCTTTAAGGGAGTGAAATTAACAATATTTGAGTGCATAGAGAGAAAATCTTATTAGAGAAATAGAATGTGAAATTGTCCTAAAAAGATAGATAAAATTGTTTTCTATAATGCCCTATTTTTCATGTGAAATTTTCCTTGTTATTGTTGCACACATACTTGATGAACATGTTAAATCTACTATGAACTGGACCTTATATTTTTGTGTAAACCAGTAACTATGAATGACCtagtttcaatattttatttaccTTGTAATAATATTGTTCTTTGTGTAAATCAGTTCAAATAATACATATCCTTGTTCTTTTAGATGCTTAACCTTTTTTTCTTACCTATAAATCTAAAATTCTGTTGCAATTTTCACATGTTGAGTTCTATAATATCAGTAAACTTCTAAACTAAAAATTACATGCTCATTACTGCAAGTGAATAAGCTTCAAAAGAAAATTTCAAGTGTTGAGATCAAATATGCTGGTAGCCTTCAATTTGTAATCCGTACCAGCTCCACCTTCTTTCTTGACCACAATGACATCTGTAAGTTTATGTGGTTCAGCCTCTTCCAGCATTTGAACTACCATTCTCATTTAAATCCTAATCTAAGCTTGTTTTAAGTAAAAGATGGCAACATTTAATCTAGTTGGGTTGGCCATACTTAAAGAACAGAAGAGAAAAGCTAAAAAGTAAATGACAGGAGAAGAAGATTTTACTAGGAGCCATGTAACCATGAGTTCTAGCATTGATATGATTCCAATCTCCACCACCAGCTTGAATAATCTTTGCAAGTCCAAAATCAGCAATCCTTGGCTTCCACTCCTCATCCAACAAAATATTACTTGACTTCACATCTCTGTGAATCACAGGTCTATCAAACCCATGATGCAAGTACTCCAGTCCCCTTGTAGCCCCAACTGCAATTACATACCTTAACTCCCACCCCATCTTGATCTCGTTACAAGAATGTGGCTGATCCCACAAGCTTCCATTAGGTAGGTACTCATAAACCAGTAGATTGCTATCCTCACTTGTGATGCTACAGGACAGCTTCACCACATTCACATGCCTTATAGCACTAAATATGGCCACTTCTACATCAAATTCTGTTGATCTGAAGTCACTTTTAGTTAGAATGGCTGAGCTGCTCCGTAAAATTTTCTGATCAGTACTGCTATTGGATGTCCAAATGTGTTTCACAACTAGTTCATTGCCATTACCAAGGACAACTTTGTGAAAATTTGATTAGAGAAATAGAATGTGAAATTGTCCTAAAAAGATAGATAAAATTGTTTTCTATAATGCCCTCTTTTTCATGTGAAATTTTCCTTGTTATTGTTGCACACATACTTGATGAACATGTGAAATCTACTATGAACTGGACCTTATATTTTTGTGTAAACCAGTAACTATGAATGACCtagtttcaatattttatttaccTTGTAATAATATTGTTCTTTGTTTTGCAGGCTTAAATCATTGGGTATTGTTAATTCTGTATTTTAACATCACAGCAGTACCCCAAAGGTACTTGAAAGATCTTTTAAATcagtaactattttttttttttcgaatttTAAACTAGTAACTATGAATTACATAGTTTCGTATTTTAACTTCATTCTGGCTTCTCTTTTCCTTACtgcttgcattttttttttcgaaTGTGTTTTAGTTATGTATTAGAGAGAACTTTTAGTTATGTTTAGACATTAACCGCAATTATTCATTGCCTAAAACATGGCCACTGAGAGGAATATTAAATAGCATTAGTGACTAATTAAATTAAGCAATAAATCTCAATTCATggccactagactagctcagttGCTTtgattcaattaaaaactagtcaaAAGGAATTTAACCAACTGGATATCAGTAATATATTCTAGATTGAGAATTAATAAAGCTCAATAATATGTTGTAGAAATGAATAATGAGATTGATAATAAGTAGAAATCTCATTATAGCTACCATTAACAGTACTGGAAGCTTTTACCTCATAATAAAACACTAGTAATCCAATGAAAATTAAGAACTATCTATGGAGCCAAATTTATGAGAAAAGCTCAAACTAAGAGAGATTAACCCATagttagaggaaattgaagaataGGCCTATGGAGTATGGATGAGTCCACTAGCCTAGCCCATAACCAATGTTCTCATTTACAATTAGTTCTTAAGATTGAAG includes:
- the LOC131172951 gene encoding receptor-like protein kinase 7, with product MGWELRYVIAVGATRGLEYLHHGFDRPVIHRDVKSSNILLDEEWKPRIADFGLAKIIQAGGGDWNHINARTHGYMAPIQMLEEAEPHKLTDVIVVKKEGGAGTDYKLKATSIFDLNT